One bacterium genomic region harbors:
- the leuC gene encoding 3-isopropylmalate dehydratase large subunit, whose product MGMTLTEKILARHAGKKGVAPGELILAKVDLALGNDVTSPIAIQAFRSLGAAAVFDRERIALVPDHFVPNKDIKSAEQVKMMREFAKEFGVTNYFEVGRMGIEHVLLPDEGLVVPGDLVVGADSHTCTYGALCAFSTGVGSTDLAAAMFSGEVWLKVPETLRIVLSGRPAKWVEGKDVILHIIGEIGVDGALYRAMEYAGDGIAHLSMAWRFTMANMAIEAGAKNGIFPFDAATKAYADGRAKRSYEVVAADPDAGYADEISIDLSALEPVIAFPHLPENTRPLSKVGNVPIDQVVVGSCTNGRIEDLRSAAAVIRGRKVHDGVRMLVFPATQEIYLQAMREGLMEAFVTAGAAFSTPTCGPCLGGHMGILAKGERAISTTNRNFVGRMGHPGSEVYLSNPAVAAASAVLGRIGGPDEL is encoded by the coding sequence ATGGGCATGACGCTCACTGAAAAAATCCTCGCCAGGCACGCCGGGAAGAAGGGGGTCGCGCCGGGAGAACTGATCCTGGCGAAGGTCGACCTCGCTCTCGGCAACGACGTCACCAGTCCGATCGCGATCCAGGCGTTCCGGTCGCTGGGGGCCGCGGCGGTGTTCGACCGCGAGCGGATCGCCCTTGTGCCGGACCATTTCGTGCCGAACAAGGACATCAAGAGCGCCGAACAGGTCAAGATGATGCGCGAGTTCGCGAAGGAATTCGGCGTCACGAACTACTTCGAGGTCGGCCGGATGGGGATCGAGCACGTCCTGCTCCCGGACGAGGGGTTGGTCGTCCCCGGAGACCTCGTGGTCGGCGCGGACAGCCACACCTGCACCTACGGCGCCCTGTGCGCCTTCTCCACCGGAGTGGGGAGCACCGACCTTGCCGCGGCGATGTTCTCGGGGGAGGTATGGCTGAAGGTTCCCGAGACGCTCCGGATCGTCCTTTCGGGCCGCCCCGCGAAGTGGGTCGAGGGAAAGGACGTGATCCTGCATATCATCGGCGAGATCGGGGTGGACGGCGCGCTCTACCGGGCGATGGAATATGCGGGAGACGGGATCGCGCACCTGTCGATGGCGTGGCGCTTCACCATGGCGAACATGGCGATCGAGGCGGGGGCGAAAAACGGGATCTTCCCGTTCGACGCGGCGACGAAGGCGTACGCCGACGGGAGGGCGAAGCGGTCGTACGAGGTCGTGGCGGCCGATCCCGACGCGGGATACGCCGACGAGATCTCCATCGACCTGTCCGCGCTCGAGCCGGTGATCGCGTTCCCGCACCTGCCGGAGAACACGAGGCCGCTGTCGAAGGTGGGGAACGTCCCGATCGACCAGGTCGTGGTGGGGTCGTGCACCAACGGGCGGATCGAGGACCTGCGCAGCGCCGCGGCGGTGATCCGGGGGCGGAAGGTCCACGACGGCGTGCGGATGCTCGTTTTTCCCGCCACCCAGGAGATCTACCTGCAGGCGATGCGGGAGGGCCTGATGGAGGCGTTCGTGACGGCGGGGGCGGCCTTCTCCACCCCCACCTGCGGACCGTGCCTCGGCGGCCACATGGGGATCCTGGCGAAGGGGGAGCGGGCGATCTCGACGACGAACCGGAACTTCGTCGGACGGATGGGGCACCCCGGGAGCGAGGTGTACCTTTCCAACCCCGCCGTGGCCGCGGCCTCCGCGGTCCTGGGGAGGATCGGAGGGCCGGATGAGCTTTAA
- the ilvB gene encoding biosynthetic-type acetolactate synthase large subunit → MQMTGAEIFVKALADLGVDVVFGYPGGATIHIYDALFKNVKVRHMLCRHEQGAVHMADGYARASGRTGVCLVTSGPGATNTVTGLATAYMDSIPVVVFSGQVPTLLIGNDAFQEADIVGISRPCTKHNYLVKETKDLARIIKEAFYIASTGRPGPVLVDMPKDVLSGSARYDLPREVTLRGYRPTYAGHQRQVESAVRLMLSRERPVVYAGGGVILSNASGELAELSHALSLPVTTTLMGMGAFPGTDPLSLGMLGMHGTYAANMAISTSDVILAVGARFDDRVTGKISEFAPHAKIIHIDIDPTSIQKNVPVDIPIVGDVKDVLQKMIKLVKGKKEAAAYRGKTAAWRAQIASWAKTHPLTYKPSKGKIKPQYVVEQIHKLTGGKAIVATEVGQNQMWAAQFYTYNLPRTFLSSGGLGTMGYGLPAAIGAQVAMPGRLVVDIAGDGSIQMNIQELATAVQYRIPVKVVILNNGTLGMVRQWQELFFAGNYSQTCLPRIPDFVKLAEAYGAKGFRATKPEEVPGVLRKGFAADGPVLIDVITDPEEMVYPMVPAGAGLTEMLLV, encoded by the coding sequence ATGCAGATGACCGGTGCGGAGATCTTCGTCAAAGCGCTCGCGGACCTCGGGGTCGACGTCGTCTTCGGCTACCCCGGCGGGGCGACCATCCACATCTACGACGCCCTGTTCAAGAACGTGAAGGTGCGCCACATGCTGTGCCGCCACGAGCAGGGAGCGGTCCACATGGCCGACGGCTACGCCCGCGCGTCCGGAAGGACGGGAGTGTGCCTCGTCACCTCGGGTCCGGGGGCGACGAACACGGTCACCGGCCTCGCCACGGCGTACATGGACTCGATCCCGGTCGTCGTCTTCTCGGGGCAGGTCCCCACGCTCCTGATCGGCAACGACGCCTTCCAGGAGGCGGACATCGTCGGGATCAGCCGGCCGTGCACGAAGCACAACTACCTCGTCAAGGAGACGAAGGACCTCGCACGGATCATCAAGGAGGCGTTCTACATCGCCTCCACGGGTCGTCCCGGCCCCGTGCTGGTCGACATGCCCAAGGACGTGTTGTCCGGCTCCGCGCGGTACGATCTCCCCCGGGAGGTGACTCTCCGGGGGTACCGCCCCACGTATGCAGGGCACCAGCGCCAGGTGGAAAGCGCGGTGCGGCTGATGCTCTCCAGGGAGCGCCCGGTGGTGTACGCCGGGGGGGGCGTCATCCTGTCGAACGCCTCCGGGGAACTGGCGGAACTTTCCCACGCGCTCTCCCTCCCGGTGACCACGACGCTGATGGGGATGGGGGCGTTCCCGGGCACCGACCCGCTCTCGCTGGGGATGCTGGGGATGCACGGGACGTATGCGGCGAACATGGCGATCTCCACCTCGGACGTGATCCTCGCGGTGGGGGCGCGCTTCGACGACCGCGTGACCGGGAAGATCAGCGAGTTCGCGCCGCACGCCAAGATCATCCACATCGACATCGATCCCACCTCGATCCAGAAGAACGTGCCCGTCGACATCCCGATCGTGGGCGACGTGAAGGACGTGTTGCAGAAGATGATCAAGCTGGTGAAGGGGAAGAAAGAGGCGGCCGCGTACCGTGGAAAGACCGCCGCCTGGCGCGCACAGATCGCCTCGTGGGCGAAGACCCACCCGCTGACGTACAAGCCGTCGAAAGGGAAGATCAAGCCGCAATACGTGGTGGAGCAGATCCACAAGCTCACCGGGGGGAAGGCGATCGTCGCCACGGAGGTCGGCCAGAACCAGATGTGGGCCGCCCAGTTCTACACCTATAACCTGCCGCGCACCTTCCTCTCCTCGGGGGGATTGGGGACGATGGGATACGGGCTCCCGGCGGCGATCGGCGCGCAGGTGGCGATGCCGGGACGCCTCGTCGTCGACATCGCGGGGGACGGCAGCATCCAGATGAACATCCAGGAGCTGGCCACGGCCGTGCAGTACCGCATCCCGGTGAAGGTCGTGATCCTCAACAACGGGACGCTGGGGATGGTCCGCCAGTGGCAGGAGCTCTTCTTCGCCGGGAACTATTCGCAGACATGCCTCCCCCGGATCCCCGACTTCGTGAAGCTGGCGGAGGCGTACGGGGCGAAAGGGTTCCGCGCGACGAAGCCGGAAGAGGTCCCCGGGGTGCTCCGCAAGGGATTCGCCGCCGACGGGCCGGTGCTGATCGACGTGATCACGGATCCCGAAGAGATGGTTTACCCGATGGTCCCCGCGGGTGCGGGGCTGACCGAGATGCTGCTGGTGTGA
- the ilvN gene encoding acetolactate synthase small subunit, which produces MRHTISVLVENEFGVLSRVSGLFSGRGFNIESLCVAETIEPKVSRMTIVTSGNDQIIEQILKQLNKLVPVLKVIDFTGVDTVDRELVLVKVNAEGDGKQEVLRLVDIFRARIVDVAPRCCTIEMTGGEGKVMAFLQMLRPLGIREVVRTGKIAISRGM; this is translated from the coding sequence ATGCGCCACACGATTTCCGTCCTCGTGGAGAACGAGTTCGGGGTATTGAGCCGCGTCTCCGGGCTCTTCTCGGGCCGCGGGTTCAACATCGAATCGCTCTGCGTGGCGGAGACGATCGAGCCGAAGGTCTCCCGGATGACGATCGTGACCAGCGGGAACGACCAGATCATCGAGCAGATCCTGAAGCAGCTGAACAAGCTCGTCCCGGTCCTGAAGGTGATTGATTTCACGGGCGTGGACACGGTCGACCGGGAGCTGGTGCTCGTCAAGGTGAATGCCGAGGGGGACGGGAAGCAGGAGGTGCTGCGGCTGGTCGACATCTTCCGCGCCCGGATCGTCGATGTCGCGCCGCGCTGCTGCACGATCGAAATGACGGGAGGCGAGGGGAAGGTAATGGCCTTCCTGCAGATGCTCCGGCCCTTGGGCATCCGCGAAGTCGTCCGGACCGGCAAGATCGCCATCTCCCGCGGGATGTAG
- a CDS encoding 3-isopropylmalate dehydratase small subunit, producing the protein MSLRGKAWKYGDNVDTDVIIPARYLNTSDPAELARHCMEDIDDSFAAKVAPGDFIVAGRNFGCGSSREHAPIAIRASGASAVIAGSFARIFYRNAFNMGLPIFEAPDAVDEIDAGDLLAVDMERGSLRNETKGKEYRFTPVPPFMRELVAAGGLLNYMTKRKKGA; encoded by the coding sequence GTGAGTTTGCGCGGCAAGGCGTGGAAATACGGGGACAACGTCGACACGGACGTCATCATTCCCGCGCGGTACCTGAACACCTCCGACCCGGCGGAGCTCGCCCGGCACTGCATGGAGGACATCGACGACTCGTTCGCGGCGAAGGTGGCCCCGGGCGACTTCATCGTCGCGGGGAGGAACTTCGGATGCGGCTCCTCGCGGGAGCACGCCCCGATCGCGATCAGGGCCTCGGGCGCGTCGGCGGTCATCGCCGGCTCGTTCGCCCGGATCTTCTACCGGAACGCCTTCAACATGGGGCTGCCGATCTTCGAAGCTCCCGACGCGGTGGACGAGATCGACGCCGGGGACCTCCTCGCCGTCGACATGGAGCGGGGATCTTTGCGGAACGAGACGAAGGGGAAGGAGTACCGTTTCACCCCGGTCCCCCCGTTCATGCGGGAGCTGGTGGCCGCCGGAGGGTTGCTGAACTACATGACGAAGCGGAAGAAGGGGGCTTGA
- the pssA gene encoding CDP-diacylglycerol--serine O-phosphatidyltransferase, with the protein MRRGVYVLPNLVTSGSLFAGFHSIASTYNGNFEKAAIGIIVGAILDGLDGRVARMTQTTTRFGVEYDSLADLVTFGVAPAFLVYGWALSAFGRWGWLAAFLFLICGALRLARFNVQINTVEKEKFNGLPIPAAAIFVASMILLFYYLGGSGGFKHFAVLLAIYVLAFLMVSTVKFNSFKDLEPFRRRPFNTLVVFVFLALLLAAEPQVMIFVFATVYVLSGPVGEVADTIRRRRKKHAEREKAAHGHDAH; encoded by the coding sequence CTGCGGCGGGGGGTCTACGTCCTTCCGAACCTCGTCACGTCGGGTTCCCTGTTCGCCGGGTTCCATTCGATCGCGTCCACGTACAACGGAAACTTCGAGAAGGCGGCGATTGGGATCATCGTCGGGGCGATCCTCGACGGCCTGGACGGCCGCGTCGCCCGCATGACGCAAACCACCACGCGGTTCGGCGTCGAGTACGACTCCCTGGCCGATCTGGTGACCTTCGGCGTCGCCCCGGCCTTCCTCGTCTACGGGTGGGCCCTCTCCGCGTTCGGAAGGTGGGGGTGGCTGGCGGCGTTCCTCTTCCTCATCTGCGGCGCGCTGCGGCTCGCGCGGTTCAATGTCCAGATCAACACGGTGGAAAAGGAGAAGTTCAACGGGCTCCCCATCCCGGCGGCCGCGATCTTCGTCGCCTCCATGATCCTGCTCTTCTACTACCTGGGCGGATCGGGAGGCTTCAAGCACTTCGCCGTCCTCCTGGCGATCTACGTACTCGCCTTCCTCATGGTGAGCACCGTAAAATTCAACTCCTTCAAGGACCTGGAGCCGTTCCGGCGGCGCCCCTTCAACACCCTGGTGGTGTTCGTCTTCCTGGCGCTGCTGCTGGCCGCGGAGCCGCAGGTGATGATCTTCGTCTTCGCCACCGTGTACGTCCTCTCCGGGCCGGTGGGCGAAGTGGCCGACACGATCCGCCGCCGCCGGAAAAAGCACGCGGAAAGGGAGAAGGCGGCCCATGGGCATGACGCTCACTGA
- the leuB gene encoding 3-isopropylmalate dehydrogenase — translation MTAKKICVFPGDGIGPEVVREALSVLRVIEQAAGKRLFETEEERLGGASYDVHGVPMAPKALALAKASDAVLLGAVGGPKWDPLPFAVRPERALLGLRKELGLFANLRPAVVFAPLLDASPLRRELVEGIDLMVVRELTGGIYFGEPRGVSFIHGVETGINTEIYTRPEIERVARVAFELARKRSRRVTSVDKSNVLEATELWRKVVTEVGAKEYPDVALSHMLVDNCAMQLIRNPRQFDVVVTTNLFGDILTDEASMITGSIGMLPSASIGGSVGMYEPIHGSAPDIAGKGVANPLAAILSVAMMLKYSFDMTAEAARIERAVERVLADGYRTGDIYREGEGKKVGTAEMGDRVRDAVLNQYQKR, via the coding sequence ATGACGGCGAAGAAGATCTGCGTGTTCCCGGGCGACGGGATCGGTCCGGAGGTTGTCCGGGAGGCCCTGTCCGTCCTCCGGGTCATCGAGCAGGCGGCGGGGAAGCGGCTGTTCGAGACGGAGGAGGAGCGGCTGGGCGGCGCTTCGTACGATGTCCACGGGGTCCCGATGGCCCCGAAGGCGCTCGCGCTGGCGAAGGCGTCCGACGCGGTGCTCCTCGGAGCGGTCGGGGGACCGAAATGGGATCCTCTCCCGTTCGCCGTTCGCCCCGAGCGGGCGCTCCTGGGCTTGCGCAAGGAGCTGGGGCTGTTCGCGAACCTTCGCCCCGCGGTCGTGTTCGCCCCGCTGCTCGACGCCTCCCCGCTGCGCCGGGAGCTGGTCGAGGGGATCGACCTGATGGTGGTGCGTGAGCTGACAGGCGGGATCTACTTCGGGGAGCCTCGAGGCGTCTCGTTCATCCATGGCGTGGAGACGGGGATCAACACGGAGATCTACACACGGCCGGAGATCGAGCGGGTAGCCCGCGTCGCGTTCGAGCTGGCCCGCAAGCGCTCCCGGCGGGTCACCTCGGTGGACAAGTCGAACGTCCTCGAGGCGACGGAGCTGTGGCGCAAGGTGGTGACCGAGGTGGGCGCGAAGGAGTACCCCGACGTGGCGCTCTCGCACATGCTGGTCGACAATTGCGCGATGCAGCTCATCCGCAACCCGCGGCAGTTTGACGTGGTGGTGACGACGAACCTCTTCGGCGACATCCTCACCGACGAGGCGTCGATGATCACCGGGTCGATCGGAATGCTGCCGTCCGCCTCCATCGGAGGGAGCGTGGGGATGTACGAGCCGATCCACGGCAGCGCCCCCGACATCGCGGGGAAGGGGGTCGCCAATCCTCTGGCGGCGATACTTTCCGTCGCGATGATGCTAAAATACTCGTTTGACATGACCGCGGAGGCCGCCCGGATCGAGAGGGCGGTGGAACGGGTCCTCGCCGACGGGTACCGGACGGGGGACATCTACCGCGAGGGCGAGGGGAAAAAGGTCGGAACGGCCGAGATGGGCGACCGGGTCCGGGATGCCGTCCTGAACCAATACCAGAAGAGGTGA
- a CDS encoding phosphatidylserine decarboxylase family protein, whose protein sequence is MLAPEGWPFVLGGAAFAVGVYLLWPRGIPLAALGILLSLFSLLFFRNPDRTPPSGAGIVVSPADGRIVYAGESPPGRYATEAGKRVSIFMSPFDVHVNRAPVTGRVASVRYRKGTFHVASVEKASLMNEQNGVAIVTPGGRTVTYVQIAGMLARRIVCDLREGDAVRQGQRVGMIRFGSRVDLYLPAEVRLSVAPGDHVRAGETAVGNFP, encoded by the coding sequence ATGCTCGCGCCGGAGGGGTGGCCCTTCGTCCTCGGGGGAGCGGCGTTCGCGGTCGGCGTGTACCTCCTTTGGCCGAGAGGGATCCCACTCGCCGCGCTCGGCATTCTTCTGTCCCTGTTCTCGCTCTTGTTCTTCCGCAACCCCGACCGGACGCCGCCTTCCGGCGCGGGGATCGTTGTATCGCCGGCCGATGGTAGAATCGTCTATGCGGGGGAGTCCCCGCCGGGGCGGTACGCCACGGAGGCCGGCAAGAGGGTCAGCATCTTCATGTCCCCCTTCGATGTCCACGTGAACCGGGCGCCCGTGACGGGGCGGGTGGCGTCGGTCCGGTACCGCAAGGGGACGTTCCACGTGGCGAGCGTCGAGAAGGCATCGCTCATGAATGAACAGAACGGCGTGGCGATCGTCACGCCCGGGGGGCGGACGGTGACGTACGTCCAGATCGCGGGGATGCTCGCCCGCCGGATCGTGTGCGACCTCAGGGAAGGGGATGCGGTGCGCCAGGGGCAGCGGGTGGGGATGATCCGTTTCGGCTCCCGGGTCGACCTGTACCTTCCGGCGGAGGTGCGGCTGTCGGTCGCTCCCGGGGACCACGTCCGCGCCGGCGAGACCGCTGTCGGGAACTTCCCGTGA
- the ilvC gene encoding ketol-acid reductoisomerase, translating into MVTIYREQDAKVELLKGKTIAILGYGSQGHAHANNLKESGMSVIVGLRAGGLSWGKAKAAKIQVLDVPAAVKKADIVMMLLPDELQGSVYRNEVAQNLKEGASLMFAHGFNIHFGQIVPRADVNVFMVAPKGPGHLVRSQYVKGEGVPALIAVHQDPSGMSRDLALAYAAGIGAARAGVIETSFREETETDLFGEQAVLCGGATALVLAGYETLVEAGYAPEMAYFECLHELKLIVDLIYEGGISNMRYSISNTAQYGDLTRGPRVVSPETKAEMKRILEEIQSGSFAKEWMLENQANRPVFNALTHRGEEHPIEEVGRRLRALMPWMSKGRLVDKTKN; encoded by the coding sequence ATGGTCACCATTTACCGGGAGCAGGACGCCAAGGTGGAGCTGCTCAAGGGGAAGACGATAGCGATCCTCGGATACGGCAGCCAGGGGCACGCCCACGCGAACAACCTGAAGGAGAGCGGCATGTCCGTGATCGTGGGGCTGCGCGCCGGGGGCTTGTCGTGGGGGAAGGCGAAGGCGGCGAAGATCCAGGTGCTGGACGTTCCCGCCGCGGTGAAAAAGGCCGACATCGTCATGATGCTCCTGCCGGACGAGCTGCAGGGGAGCGTCTATCGGAACGAGGTGGCGCAGAACCTCAAGGAGGGCGCGTCGCTCATGTTCGCCCACGGGTTCAACATCCACTTCGGGCAGATCGTCCCACGGGCCGACGTCAACGTCTTCATGGTGGCGCCGAAGGGGCCGGGGCACCTCGTCCGCTCCCAGTACGTGAAGGGGGAAGGGGTGCCGGCGCTGATCGCCGTGCACCAGGATCCTTCCGGGATGAGCCGGGACCTCGCGCTGGCGTACGCGGCGGGGATCGGCGCGGCGCGCGCCGGGGTGATCGAGACGTCCTTCCGGGAGGAGACCGAGACCGACCTCTTCGGGGAGCAGGCGGTTCTGTGCGGCGGGGCGACGGCGCTGGTGCTCGCGGGGTATGAAACGCTGGTGGAGGCCGGGTACGCGCCGGAGATGGCGTACTTCGAGTGCCTGCACGAGCTGAAGCTGATCGTCGACCTCATCTACGAGGGAGGGATCTCCAACATGCGCTATTCGATCAGCAACACGGCGCAGTACGGCGACCTGACGCGCGGCCCCCGCGTCGTCTCTCCCGAGACGAAGGCGGAGATGAAGCGGATCCTCGAGGAGATCCAGAGCGGATCCTTCGCGAAGGAGTGGATGCTGGAGAACCAGGCCAACCGCCCGGTCTTCAACGCCCTCACGCATCGCGGCGAGGAGCACCCGATCGAGGAGGTCGGCCGCAGGCTTCGGGCGTTGATGCCGTGGATGTCGAAGGGGCGACTGGTCGACAAGACGAAGAATTGA